The following are encoded in a window of Salinibacter ruber DSM 13855 genomic DNA:
- a CDS encoding CPBP family intramembrane glutamic endopeptidase encodes MTALSKIRLRYFALWGLLFLCLMLGVESALGLNLPDRVVGWTLAILTLTGWLGQAVWRHRLDLSALFGPFPTDPSAWGTVLVGVLALDLLAEAEFHLLLPWLEQVSPWLADRYLKNAVSLTGTTEYLRAAGSAVIVAPLVEEFFVRGLMYQRWAYAWNRPVLALLVTSVLFALPHGHVINAFILGVVAILVYVETRSLWAPIGMHAIGNAITVFGGLPMEAGFELATGGTSSGVVVGWLSLIVSGLLLAWLLRRCWGALYEPLPYIEHEQRSEEISNGEEAPDDKTAVADRA; translated from the coding sequence ATGACCGCCCTTTCTAAAATTCGCCTGCGCTATTTTGCTCTCTGGGGACTACTTTTCCTGTGCTTGATGCTTGGAGTGGAGAGCGCACTCGGGCTTAACCTTCCAGACAGAGTAGTTGGCTGGACGCTCGCCATTCTCACCTTGACAGGGTGGCTTGGCCAGGCCGTATGGAGACATCGACTTGACCTCTCGGCACTGTTTGGCCCTTTTCCGACCGACCCGTCGGCATGGGGCACTGTTCTCGTTGGGGTCCTTGCTCTCGATCTCCTCGCAGAGGCTGAGTTTCACCTGCTTCTGCCTTGGCTTGAGCAGGTGTCCCCCTGGCTGGCTGACCGGTACCTGAAAAATGCAGTATCGCTCACGGGAACGACAGAATATCTTCGAGCGGCCGGATCAGCCGTGATCGTAGCCCCGCTTGTGGAGGAGTTTTTCGTCCGGGGCCTGATGTATCAGCGCTGGGCCTACGCCTGGAACCGACCTGTTCTTGCGCTCCTGGTGACCTCGGTGCTGTTCGCACTGCCGCACGGTCACGTCATAAACGCATTCATTCTTGGAGTAGTGGCTATACTTGTTTACGTCGAAACCCGTAGCCTTTGGGCTCCGATCGGGATGCACGCAATCGGGAACGCGATCACCGTGTTTGGAGGACTTCCGATGGAGGCCGGATTTGAGCTTGCCACGGGCGGGACGAGTAGTGGCGTTGTTGTCGGCTGGCTCTCCCTGATCGTGTCGGGCCTTCTTCTGGCCTGGCTTCTTAGGCGCTGCTGGGGGGCGCTCTACGAGCCGCTTCCGTATATCGAACATGAACAGCGTTCGGAGGAAATCTCCAACGGCGAGGAAGCTCCCGATGACAAAACGGCCGTAGCGGATCGGGCATGA
- a CDS encoding bifunctional diguanylate cyclase/phosphodiesterase — protein sequence MSHSAPVGEARRLGALGRLNILDTDSEVAFDQIAEVAQQVFGTQGAAVSLVAEERQWFKAACGISLDETPREQSFCTHVIEGDGVMVVQDVQADPRFRDNSLIEEEGIRFYAGAPLSVGDQLHVGTLCLTDPAPRSFGEEDRALLTQLASVATNLLEARLQAHENRYLTSALEQVDEPVSIIEGNPEKPSEARLAWANDAYAARGETTQSALEGKTPWVFENLERGSETESRVCHALKVGEPVRGKTPEDEKDAARQTFTWVLAPVRNHEQITHWIVVQQDTTEQQRVQQAMRTQRDRLQRMQGVAQTGGWEYDPKSDSFTGSNEFYRLIGLPQSTNFDLERAFQLYPPSVRGRVKTAAQRCLEDGSPFDMEVPLVSATGQHREVRVRGSAEREEGRTARMTGTIQDITTRKQREQHLRQANALFEHSQEGFLLFDLKQDEDEAEFVIQRVNPAYEQMSGRRADEVRGRSVRDIHGEEQGAEIASHLRRCAGQGEPKDWEMKLKTNGSMTYWSVQAAPIYGEDGQVQQITATVRNVTERKNREEKIRESRERWRLLVESHRDPVQITVGKTIQYVNSSAVELYGASDPEEIVGRSVLEFATNDGPGARSEMDKALQAHQEELLREEPPSFEYEIKRLDGERRVVEFYSVSIKYEGKQAAQTVLRDVTQQRREEARLRHRATHDQLTGLYRDSVFRERAQQAIDASDEDKGALLYVDLDQFKSINDKNGHHVGDAVLMEAANRICSVVRDVDPVGRMGGDEFAVWSSSVTDSETAKTMAQRITLVLDQPYAVEDRCLQVGASVGFAVCDLEDQDIDGLIQDADAAMYRAKSSPDRSLSHHGPSAGSKKNTSLRAEVRRGIDQNEFEPLFLPVVRLSDGNLVGFEVLARWRREDGNLDPPDVFLGVAEETGMISPITQSVLEEACRKVESLQQHRGPDLSVALSGNFSRQEFFREETHEFVRHLLEEYDLAPSNLTMEVTERLLENENQTNTAVVDRLRSLGVNVEIDDFGTGYSSFHSLLQFPTDGLKLDKGLISETTASEDACVATRSVIEMAKSLGLRVTAEGIETTAQLEVLRDLGCPLGQGFLFSRPVPAGDLPALIDSPPWADLWKDESASPVG from the coding sequence ATGTCCCATTCAGCCCCAGTCGGTGAAGCCAGGCGTCTCGGCGCACTTGGCCGGCTCAATATTCTCGACACCGACTCGGAGGTTGCCTTCGACCAGATCGCAGAGGTCGCCCAACAAGTCTTCGGCACGCAGGGGGCAGCGGTCAGCCTCGTGGCTGAAGAGCGACAGTGGTTTAAGGCCGCCTGCGGAATCAGCCTCGATGAAACGCCTCGCGAGCAGTCTTTCTGCACGCACGTTATCGAGGGAGATGGAGTCATGGTTGTGCAGGACGTACAGGCCGACCCCCGCTTCCGGGACAACTCCCTCATTGAGGAAGAAGGGATTCGGTTCTACGCCGGCGCGCCGCTATCAGTTGGGGATCAGCTCCACGTGGGCACCTTGTGTCTCACGGATCCGGCTCCCAGATCTTTCGGTGAGGAGGACCGGGCCCTGTTGACACAGCTTGCCAGTGTGGCCACCAATCTGCTGGAGGCACGCTTGCAGGCTCACGAGAATAGGTATCTTACCTCGGCCCTCGAGCAAGTCGATGAGCCGGTGAGCATCATTGAAGGAAACCCGGAGAAGCCCTCCGAAGCTCGACTTGCCTGGGCTAACGACGCATACGCCGCCAGAGGTGAGACGACACAGTCCGCGTTGGAAGGAAAAACGCCCTGGGTCTTCGAGAATCTGGAGAGGGGGTCCGAGACTGAAAGTCGAGTTTGCCATGCCCTAAAGGTCGGAGAACCGGTGCGCGGCAAGACACCCGAGGACGAAAAGGATGCAGCGCGGCAGACCTTCACGTGGGTGCTGGCCCCCGTCCGCAATCATGAGCAGATCACTCATTGGATCGTTGTTCAGCAGGACACCACCGAACAGCAGAGGGTTCAGCAGGCGATGCGCACTCAGCGGGATCGTCTGCAGCGCATGCAGGGGGTCGCACAAACTGGCGGATGGGAGTACGACCCGAAGTCCGATTCTTTCACGGGGTCTAATGAGTTCTATCGTCTGATTGGCCTCCCGCAAAGTACCAACTTCGATCTGGAACGTGCTTTTCAACTGTATCCACCCTCCGTGCGGGGCCGCGTGAAGACAGCTGCCCAGCGGTGTCTGGAGGACGGAAGTCCATTTGACATGGAGGTTCCCCTCGTGTCGGCCACCGGCCAGCATCGAGAAGTCCGGGTTCGCGGAAGTGCTGAGCGAGAAGAGGGACGCACGGCCCGAATGACCGGGACGATTCAGGACATCACGACCCGGAAGCAGCGGGAACAGCATTTGAGGCAGGCCAACGCTCTTTTCGAGCACTCCCAAGAAGGGTTCCTACTTTTCGACTTGAAGCAGGATGAGGACGAGGCGGAGTTCGTCATCCAAAGGGTGAACCCAGCATACGAACAGATGTCGGGGCGTCGAGCCGATGAGGTCCGCGGACGGTCAGTCAGGGACATTCATGGGGAAGAACAGGGAGCTGAAATTGCATCCCATCTCCGACGCTGTGCCGGGCAGGGGGAGCCGAAAGACTGGGAGATGAAACTGAAGACCAACGGGAGCATGACGTATTGGTCGGTACAGGCGGCGCCGATTTACGGCGAGGATGGTCAAGTGCAACAGATCACGGCCACGGTCCGCAACGTGACGGAACGGAAAAACCGTGAAGAGAAGATCCGAGAAAGCCGTGAACGGTGGCGCCTCCTGGTCGAGTCGCATCGCGACCCTGTTCAAATCACCGTCGGAAAGACCATTCAATACGTAAATTCCAGTGCTGTGGAGCTGTACGGGGCCTCTGACCCGGAGGAAATTGTTGGAAGGTCCGTGCTGGAGTTTGCCACAAACGATGGTCCTGGGGCACGCTCTGAAATGGATAAAGCCCTCCAGGCCCACCAAGAAGAACTCCTCCGAGAGGAGCCTCCATCCTTTGAGTACGAGATCAAGCGTCTGGACGGGGAACGCCGGGTCGTGGAATTCTACTCTGTTTCCATCAAATACGAGGGGAAACAGGCTGCACAGACGGTGTTGCGGGATGTCACCCAGCAGCGACGAGAAGAAGCCCGCCTGAGGCACAGAGCCACACATGACCAGCTAACGGGCCTTTACAGAGACTCCGTCTTTCGAGAGCGAGCCCAGCAGGCAATTGACGCGTCCGACGAGGACAAAGGCGCTCTTCTGTACGTCGATCTCGACCAGTTTAAGAGCATCAACGACAAAAACGGCCACCACGTCGGCGATGCTGTTCTGATGGAAGCGGCGAACCGGATATGCAGTGTGGTTCGGGACGTGGACCCAGTCGGGCGAATGGGAGGCGACGAGTTCGCCGTCTGGTCTTCATCTGTGACGGACTCCGAGACGGCCAAGACCATGGCCCAGCGCATCACCCTGGTCTTGGACCAGCCGTACGCAGTGGAGGATCGTTGTCTTCAGGTTGGGGCTAGCGTCGGTTTCGCCGTATGCGATTTGGAAGATCAAGATATCGACGGCCTCATTCAGGACGCCGATGCGGCAATGTACCGTGCTAAGTCTTCACCGGACCGCTCGCTGAGCCACCACGGCCCGTCGGCAGGGAGCAAGAAAAACACCTCCCTCCGAGCTGAGGTGCGACGTGGCATCGACCAGAATGAGTTCGAGCCTCTTTTTCTGCCAGTCGTGCGACTCAGTGACGGGAATCTCGTCGGTTTCGAGGTGTTGGCTCGGTGGCGCCGGGAAGACGGAAACCTGGACCCCCCGGACGTCTTCCTGGGGGTTGCTGAGGAAACCGGAATGATTTCCCCAATCACCCAAAGCGTACTTGAAGAGGCGTGTCGCAAAGTAGAATCCCTCCAACAACACAGAGGCCCGGATCTTTCGGTAGCGCTAAGCGGCAATTTCTCTCGACAGGAGTTCTTTCGAGAAGAAACTCACGAGTTTGTCCGCCATCTGCTCGAGGAGTACGATCTGGCGCCATCAAACCTCACCATGGAGGTCACCGAGCGGCTTTTGGAGAACGAAAATCAGACCAATACGGCAGTGGTGGACCGGCTCAGGTCGCTGGGTGTCAACGTTGAGATCGATGACTTTGGAACGGGATACTCATCGTTTCACTCGCTGCTGCAATTCCCGACCGATGGGCTCAAGCTTGACAAGGGCCTTATCTCGGAGACGACTGCATCGGAGGACGCGTGTGTTGCAACCCGTTCGGTCATTGAGATGGCCAAGTCCTTGGGCCTACGCGTCACCGCTGAAGGAATCGAGACCACTGCTCAATTGGAAGTCCTTCGGGACCTCGGCTGCCCACTGGGCCAGGGGTTTTTGTTTTCCCGTCCTGTACCGGCCGGCGACCTTCCGGCCCTGATTGACTCGCCACCGTGGGCGGACTTGTGGAAAGACGAGTCCGCCTCGCCTGTCGGATAG
- a CDS encoding response regulator, producing the protein MANQSPSIPPAPVLLAVSHEQARDLLADRLRRADADVQSVGNGTDARREIQEQAFGVVVAETRLPGRSGLELLRSFPTLRPPFVLLGQQGNDEEIERAFELGAADYFTLPFSPSIATARIMRVPRLVAAASGSRFVSK; encoded by the coding sequence ATGGCCAACCAGTCTCCTTCCATCCCGCCAGCACCGGTTCTTCTAGCCGTCTCCCACGAGCAGGCCCGGGATCTTTTGGCCGACCGACTTCGCCGAGCGGACGCCGACGTGCAGTCGGTTGGCAACGGAACGGACGCCCGGCGTGAGATTCAGGAGCAGGCCTTTGGGGTTGTCGTCGCGGAGACGCGCCTGCCCGGACGTTCGGGCCTGGAGCTGCTCCGCTCTTTTCCGACGCTTCGGCCCCCGTTTGTACTGTTGGGACAACAAGGAAATGACGAAGAGATCGAACGTGCTTTCGAGTTGGGAGCGGCCGACTACTTCACTCTTCCTTTTTCGCCTTCCATTGCTACAGCCCGCATCATGAGGGTTCCGCGCCTGGTCGCAGCAGCCAGCGGCTCTCGCTTTGTCTCCAAGTAG
- a CDS encoding HEAT repeat domain-containing protein, protein MWRAHLLEVLAGERPPHSLASQIDVAHRDAFLRFLLPYATAVRGRASERISALSHPFISGLRRELGDRRPSVRTRAVQWIGVFGGPDQAGSLRRALDDSSDRVAEVAFRHLARLGGPGDTERLLSCLGRLTHVDRRQVSSALAKLGEGAAPRLRAAVAASNRSQFVRVCCAETLRWLGDADAAPLAARLLREMSVDLEAAPAEVAASLLRLLRAVGRKEHRSVARRFCWSPVPFVRIHAARALGQLGTGADEELLNALVSEDSSRWVALGAARSLVELKQVASLRALKDSDHRRSRLASDVLPTSQPTPQT, encoded by the coding sequence ATGTGGCGGGCCCATCTACTGGAGGTGCTAGCCGGTGAGAGGCCGCCCCACTCGCTCGCTAGTCAAATAGACGTGGCCCATCGTGACGCTTTCCTACGATTCTTACTGCCGTACGCCACTGCTGTCCGGGGGCGAGCATCCGAACGCATAAGTGCCCTCTCCCATCCGTTCATATCCGGCCTGCGACGTGAGCTTGGGGATCGGAGGCCATCTGTTCGGACCCGGGCTGTACAGTGGATTGGGGTGTTCGGGGGGCCCGATCAGGCCGGCTCCCTGCGACGCGCGCTGGACGATTCCTCCGACCGGGTAGCCGAGGTTGCGTTTCGTCACCTCGCTCGGCTCGGCGGGCCCGGCGACACGGAGCGTCTTCTGTCATGCTTGGGCCGACTAACCCACGTAGATCGGCGGCAGGTTAGCTCGGCTCTCGCGAAGCTGGGGGAAGGGGCTGCTCCTCGCCTCCGCGCAGCAGTGGCCGCGAGCAACCGCTCTCAGTTTGTGCGCGTTTGCTGCGCAGAGACGCTCCGGTGGCTGGGGGATGCAGACGCAGCCCCCTTGGCTGCTCGCCTGCTTCGCGAAATGAGCGTTGACCTGGAGGCAGCGCCTGCCGAGGTAGCGGCCAGCCTGCTTCGCCTGCTCCGGGCAGTAGGACGAAAAGAGCACCGATCTGTTGCACGTCGCTTTTGCTGGTCCCCTGTGCCGTTTGTCCGCATTCACGCGGCACGAGCACTCGGCCAGCTGGGTACAGGAGCAGACGAGGAATTACTGAATGCGCTCGTCAGTGAGGACAGCTCGCGGTGGGTTGCCTTAGGCGCGGCGAGGAGTCTTGTGGAGCTCAAGCAGGTCGCCTCGCTGCGAGCACTCAAAGACAGCGACCACCGACGATCCAGATTGGCCTCTGACGTTCTTCCCACGTCCCAACCGACGCCGCAAACGTGA